The Streptomyces bacillaris sequence GCATGGCGGTGAGCAGCGGCAGGTAGACCGCCATCGCCAGGTCCTCCATGACGAGGACGCCGAGGATGACGGGGGTCTCGCGGTTGCCGAGCCGCCCGAGGTCGGTCATCACCTTCGCGATGACGCCGGAGGACGAGATCCAGGTGACCCCGGCGAGCGCGACGGCCCCGACGGGCCCCCAGCCGAGGACGAGCGCGGCGACGGCGCCGGGAGTCGCGTTCAGCACGAAGTCGACGGCCCCGGACGGATATTGCGTCTTGAGGCTGGTCACCAGCTCGGAGGCGCTGTACTCCAGCCCCAGCAGGAGCAGCAGCAGGATGACGCCGATCTCGGCGCCGACCATGGTGAACTCTTCACTGGCGTCCAGCGGGATGAGCCCACCGTGGCCGAAGGCGAGCCCCGCGAGCAGGTAGAGCGGAATCGGCGAGAGCCCTATCCGCCCGGCGACCCGCCCGATGAGCCCGAGCCCCAGGATGACGGCGCCCAGCTCCACCAGCAGTGCGGTCGTGTCATGCACGATCAGCCCTCCGCAATGATCTCGGAGAGCGCGTCGACGCCCTCACGCGTACCGACGGCGACGAGCGTGTCCCCGATGGCGAGCCGGAAGTCCGGCTCCGGCGAGGGGTGCGCGCTGTGCGTACGCAGCACCGCCACGATGGACGCCCCGGTCCGGGTCCGCGCCCGCGTCTCCCCCAACAGCCGCCCCCCGTAAGGGGATCGCAACCCCAGCGGGATGTGCTCGGTTACCAGGTCGATGCCCTCGGTCCGTACGGCGTCGATGGGCGCCGGGTCGATGAGGTGCGCCAGCGCGGTGGCCTCGGTGGTGGTCAGCGGCACGGAGAGCCGACACGAATCAGGGTCGTCCTGATCGTAGAACCCGATGAACCGCCGCCCGTCGTGGTGGACGACGACGGAGATGTGCTGCCCCGTCTCGGTGGTGAAATCGTACTGAGCGCCGACTCCGGGCAGCGACGTGCGACGGGTCCCCATGACTACCTCCCGAGACGTGCGTCGGTGTCTCGGCGCACAGCTGATGTCTTTATCAGGCCAGTACCTTAGCGACAGGCCGGAAAGGATCGACGAGCCGGAAAAGACCTACGAGGGCGGAAGCCGGGACCGCCCCCGGCGCTCCTCAGTACTTCCCGTCGACGGGAATCCACCCGGACCACGACTCGGGCTGGTAGAACTTCCCGGTGTCACCGTCGTAGCGCAGAACCCGCATCCGTACGTTGCCGGTCTCGCGGTAGTCCTTGTCGCAGGTGGCCCACGTGTTCACGCCGAGCCGGTTGATGCAGACCTCGGGCGCGCGCCCGTAGTCGGTGTAGACGCCGACGGCCGCGGACATGCCGTCCTTCTGCGTGTCACCGGCCCAGACGATGTCCCCGTTGTGCTGGAAGCAGCCCTTGGCCCCGTAGGCGGCGGTGGTGCCGAGGCAGGTGTTGGCGGCGGGGGCGGCCTTGGCGGCGGCCATCGACATGACGGGTGCGTCGGCCTCGTCCTCCAGGGACGGCACATCGCCCCCCGCCCCCGGAGCCAGCCCCTCGACGATCCGGACCCCCGCGGGCATCTCCACTTCCTGAAGCCCGTCGGCCGGTCCGTCGGCCAGCGCGGGAGCCCCCGTGAGAACCGAGAACGCCAGCGCTGACACCCCGGCGAGAACGCCCACCTTTATGCGCCGGTTCTCACGCATATTTCACTACCCCCGCACCTGACCCCTGTTGAGAAGTCACTCATTGCTGATTGTGAACAGGTTGTGAGGCTAAGGGATCTCCGGGGGCGTGGGAAGTTGTGACTACACAGCGGCAGGGACCGACACCGAAGGGTGTCGGTCCCTGCCGCTGAGGTAGTTCCGGATCTACT is a genomic window containing:
- a CDS encoding cation:proton antiporter regulatory subunit; its protein translation is MGTRRTSLPGVGAQYDFTTETGQHISVVVHHDGRRFIGFYDQDDPDSCRLSVPLTTTEATALAHLIDPAPIDAVRTEGIDLVTEHIPLGLRSPYGGRLLGETRARTRTGASIVAVLRTHSAHPSPEPDFRLAIGDTLVAVGTREGVDALSEIIAEG